A single Crateriforma conspicua DNA region contains:
- a CDS encoding efflux RND transporter periplasmic adaptor subunit — MAVNQQSVEETKAQIRALVNEIATLSKSGATAEEFYPELLTRIITALAAAGGAIWLLDEDRQLKLQYQINAEPSVLSNDSEDASRHNRLITRVANAGQSLLVPPYSGTTDGESEGNPTRYLLVLGALEHDGHKDGVIEVFQRPDTAPDTQRGYLRFMQQMCQLAAEWLRSQKLRTLGDRQTLWQQSDSFARAAHESLDLKETANIVANEGRRLIGCDRVSVAIKSGRKCKVEAISGQDTFENRSNIVAALNNLATRVVAAGEPLWHDGKTEDLPPQIEDALEEYVDQSYGRNIAVLPLREPQRDISSEENAATGALDRDNAHRGEVIGALIVEQIESELPPEVFRARCDLVYEHGTRAIANSLSHSNLFLMPVWRALGRATWVLKARTLPKTLAVVAGVIGLILAGIFVPLDFDLEAEGTLLPEVRREVFANIDGEVIDVLVKENDEIKAGQVLLRLRNPDLDIEIADLQGQIQTTYAEFDRLRMQLKDRRNMERSEAVALEAQTYELGTKLEILKKKLELKQEREADLDVKSPIDGTVVSWEVEKMLRARPVTTGQVLMEVADLTQPMYLELKMPEKREGHLDNFIRENSLDQLDVEYILASDPDETLHAVLPTRQIALRAEADEEHGAIIKMKATPDQDDLKKLDPSPGTRFTADVKCGRRASGFVLLHEVYEWACKFFF, encoded by the coding sequence ATGGCGGTCAATCAGCAATCGGTCGAAGAAACCAAGGCACAGATTCGGGCTTTGGTGAACGAAATTGCGACGTTGTCCAAAAGTGGGGCAACGGCGGAAGAGTTCTATCCGGAGCTTTTGACCCGGATCATCACGGCCCTGGCGGCCGCCGGCGGCGCGATCTGGCTGCTGGATGAAGACCGCCAACTGAAACTGCAGTACCAAATCAACGCCGAGCCATCGGTGCTGTCCAACGACAGCGAAGATGCATCCCGGCACAATCGGTTGATCACCCGCGTGGCCAACGCGGGCCAGTCGTTGCTGGTTCCCCCGTACTCTGGAACCACCGACGGCGAAAGCGAAGGCAACCCGACGCGATACCTGTTGGTCCTGGGGGCCCTCGAGCATGACGGCCACAAGGACGGCGTGATCGAAGTCTTCCAGCGTCCCGACACCGCCCCGGACACCCAACGCGGCTATCTGCGGTTCATGCAGCAGATGTGTCAGTTGGCCGCCGAATGGTTGCGAAGCCAGAAACTGCGAACGTTGGGCGATCGCCAAACACTGTGGCAGCAATCGGACTCGTTCGCCCGCGCGGCCCACGAGTCATTGGACCTTAAAGAAACCGCGAACATCGTTGCCAACGAAGGACGGCGGTTGATCGGTTGTGACCGCGTCAGTGTGGCGATCAAGTCGGGGCGCAAGTGCAAGGTCGAAGCGATCAGCGGTCAAGACACGTTCGAAAACCGATCCAACATCGTTGCCGCCCTGAACAATTTGGCCACCCGCGTTGTCGCCGCCGGCGAACCGTTGTGGCACGACGGCAAGACCGAAGACTTGCCGCCACAAATCGAAGACGCGTTGGAGGAATACGTCGATCAGTCCTACGGCCGAAACATCGCCGTGTTGCCGTTGCGTGAACCGCAACGCGACATCAGCAGCGAAGAAAACGCGGCCACCGGCGCCTTGGACCGCGACAACGCGCACCGCGGCGAAGTCATCGGCGCGCTGATCGTCGAGCAGATCGAAAGCGAACTGCCGCCCGAAGTGTTCCGCGCCCGCTGTGACTTGGTTTACGAACACGGCACTCGAGCGATCGCCAACTCGCTATCACACAGCAACCTTTTCCTGATGCCGGTTTGGCGGGCTCTGGGTCGTGCGACTTGGGTTTTGAAGGCTCGGACGCTGCCCAAGACCTTGGCCGTGGTGGCCGGCGTGATCGGCTTGATTCTGGCAGGCATTTTTGTGCCCCTGGACTTTGACTTGGAAGCCGAAGGCACGCTGTTGCCGGAAGTCCGGCGCGAAGTCTTTGCCAACATCGACGGTGAAGTCATCGATGTTCTGGTCAAGGAGAACGATGAGATCAAAGCCGGCCAGGTGCTGCTGCGTTTACGTAATCCCGATCTGGACATCGAAATCGCCGATCTTCAGGGGCAAATCCAAACGACCTATGCGGAATTCGATCGTCTGCGGATGCAGTTGAAGGATCGTCGCAACATGGAACGCAGCGAAGCGGTCGCTTTGGAAGCCCAGACCTACGAGTTGGGAACGAAGCTGGAGATCTTGAAAAAGAAACTGGAACTGAAACAAGAACGCGAAGCCGATTTGGACGTCAAATCGCCGATCGACGGCACCGTGGTTTCATGGGAAGTCGAAAAAATGTTGCGGGCTCGTCCCGTGACCACCGGGCAGGTCTTGATGGAGGTCGCCGACCTGACACAGCCGATGTATTTGGAATTGAAGATGCCCGAGAAACGTGAGGGGCATTTGGACAATTTCATTCGCGAAAACAGTTTGGATCAATTGGATGTCGAATACATCCTGGCGTCCGATCCTGACGAAACACTTCATGCGGTCCTGCCGACTCGCCAGATCGCGTTGCGTGCCGAAGCCGATGAAGAACACGGCGCGATCATCAAGATGAAAGCAACGCCCGACCAGGACGATCTGAAAAAGCTTGATCCCAGCCCTGGCACACGCTTCACCGCCGACGTGAAGTGCGGCCGGCGCGCCTCCGGGTTCGTCTTGCTGCACGAAGTCTACGAGTGGGCTTGCAAGTTCTTCTTCTAG
- a CDS encoding DinB family protein has protein sequence MTDAAPDLPSPDDVPSMLRSALGQIDFARNYTVALLDATPKELWHEVPPNSPTSIAWQIGHLTVSQYGLLMFRVRGRQPDDLDLIPGKFRKAFGRGSDPAAIGEQTASPDELLERFGRVHQQAMTELHALLDAPDVAEQLLEPVDMPYAAYPVKLGAILFCPLHEQIHSGQIGLTRRLLDLDPVR, from the coding sequence ATGACCGACGCAGCCCCCGATCTGCCTTCGCCCGATGACGTCCCGTCGATGCTGCGATCGGCATTGGGCCAGATCGATTTCGCCAGGAATTACACCGTCGCCTTGCTGGACGCGACGCCGAAGGAACTGTGGCACGAAGTCCCGCCGAATTCGCCGACGTCAATCGCTTGGCAGATCGGACACCTGACGGTCAGCCAGTACGGGCTGTTGATGTTTCGGGTCCGTGGACGCCAGCCCGACGACCTGGATTTGATCCCGGGTAAGTTTCGCAAAGCATTCGGTCGCGGCTCCGACCCCGCAGCGATCGGCGAACAGACCGCATCACCCGACGAACTTCTGGAACGCTTCGGGCGCGTCCACCAGCAAGCAATGACGGAACTGCATGCGTTGCTGGACGCGCCGGACGTCGCCGAACAGTTGCTGGAACCGGTGGACATGCCGTACGCCGCGTATCCCGTGAAACTGGGCGCGATCCTGTTCTGTCCGCTACACGAACAGATCCACAGCGGACAGATCGGTCTGACCCGTCGATTGCTGGATCTGGATCCGGTCCGCTGA
- a CDS encoding class I SAM-dependent methyltransferase, with product METLDESIYDHPKYYDLVFGADCASETRFIMECGHWYADGAVGKKSPSKWRMFEPACGTGRLLNAFARKGHTVAGLDLNPKAVEFCNARFARGGFPQSAFVADMSDFQVDKPYDIAFNTINSFRHVASERAAKAHLDCMADAIRPGGLYLLGIHLTPTTGVPSETESWSARRGHLAINTHMWTISREPKKRIERFGIRFDVHTPQRSFRINDVLVLRSYTKPQMERLIKSSPAWEIADTFDFAYDIDEPIDVDASTEDVVYILRRKANA from the coding sequence ATGGAAACCTTAGACGAATCGATCTACGACCACCCGAAATACTACGACTTGGTTTTCGGCGCCGACTGTGCCTCGGAAACTCGCTTCATTATGGAATGCGGGCACTGGTATGCCGACGGCGCGGTGGGCAAGAAATCGCCTTCGAAGTGGCGGATGTTTGAACCAGCGTGCGGGACCGGGCGATTACTGAACGCCTTTGCCCGCAAAGGCCACACGGTGGCCGGGCTGGACCTGAATCCCAAAGCGGTTGAATTCTGTAACGCCCGATTTGCACGCGGTGGCTTTCCACAGTCGGCGTTTGTTGCCGACATGAGCGACTTTCAAGTTGACAAGCCGTACGACATCGCTTTCAACACGATCAACAGCTTTCGACATGTTGCCAGCGAACGGGCCGCCAAAGCCCATCTGGATTGCATGGCCGACGCGATTCGTCCGGGCGGCTTGTATCTGCTGGGCATTCACCTGACCCCAACCACAGGCGTGCCCAGCGAAACCGAATCATGGTCGGCACGTCGCGGACACCTCGCGATCAACACGCACATGTGGACGATCTCGCGCGAACCGAAAAAGCGGATCGAACGGTTCGGCATTCGGTTCGACGTGCACACGCCACAGCGATCGTTCCGCATCAACGACGTGCTGGTGCTGCGCAGTTACACCAAGCCGCAAATGGAACGGCTGATTAAAAGCAGTCCGGCTTGGGAAATCGCCGACACATTCGACTTTGCCTATGACATCGACGAACCGATTGATGTCGACGCGTCGACCGAAGACGTCGTCTATATACTGCGACGAAAAGCCAACGCATAG
- a CDS encoding sigma-70 family RNA polymerase sigma factor, translating to MFDTMMDEFDDVSAQSTDVVTGNFRKLPADDGEDDGTVAVSAGELAEGEVQLDSPDELLPIDESESWSDDPVRMYLTQMGEIPLLTRREEIELAKRIEETRRRFRTKLLENHFVLVEAYKTLKKVYRGQLPFDRTVQVSVTDRLEKEQIVGRLPHNLRTLQTLLQRNRHDWKVALSKSASQRRRAEAWRQLGRRRRRAVRLVEELGLRTQRIETRIDLLDRFSQRLTEIDELIKQQKRTKHGREVRESLLHERRQILTACQETPTSLRNRVKMLRRVYGDYQQAKRELSEGNLRLVVSIAKKYRNRGLSFLDLIQEGNAGLMRAVDKFEYRRGFKFCTYATWWIRQAITRAVADQSRTIRIPVHMVETMSRVRNVARQLLQELGREPTIEETARRADVTVEEARRVLTMSRFPISLDRPVGNSEDSQFGDLLPDGTAESPQIGATQEMLRDRITGVLKSLSYREREIIKLRYGLGDGYSYTLEEVGHIFKVTRERIRQIEAKAVRKLQQPSRSQELVGFLD from the coding sequence TTGTTCGATACGATGATGGACGAGTTCGACGACGTCAGTGCACAAAGCACCGATGTCGTGACCGGCAATTTTCGCAAACTGCCGGCCGATGACGGCGAAGACGACGGCACGGTTGCCGTATCCGCCGGCGAACTGGCCGAAGGTGAAGTCCAATTGGACAGCCCCGACGAACTGCTGCCCATCGACGAGAGTGAATCCTGGTCCGATGACCCGGTGCGGATGTACTTGACCCAAATGGGCGAGATCCCGCTGCTGACCCGTCGCGAAGAAATCGAATTGGCCAAACGGATCGAGGAAACTCGTCGACGCTTCCGCACCAAGCTGCTGGAAAACCACTTCGTCTTGGTCGAAGCCTACAAGACGCTGAAGAAGGTCTATCGCGGCCAACTGCCGTTCGATCGCACCGTCCAAGTGTCGGTGACCGATCGCCTGGAGAAAGAACAGATCGTCGGACGGCTGCCCCACAACCTGCGGACACTGCAAACCCTGCTGCAGCGAAACCGCCACGATTGGAAGGTCGCCCTCAGCAAGAGTGCTTCGCAACGGCGTCGTGCCGAAGCTTGGCGTCAACTGGGCCGGCGCCGTCGCCGCGCCGTTCGCTTGGTCGAAGAACTGGGTCTGCGGACCCAACGAATCGAAACCCGCATCGATCTGCTGGACCGATTCTCCCAACGGCTGACCGAGATCGACGAGCTGATCAAGCAGCAAAAACGCACCAAGCACGGTCGCGAAGTCCGCGAAAGCTTGCTGCACGAACGTCGCCAGATCCTGACCGCTTGCCAAGAAACGCCGACGTCCCTGCGGAATCGCGTCAAGATGCTGCGCCGCGTTTACGGCGATTACCAACAAGCCAAACGTGAACTGAGCGAAGGTAACCTGCGGCTGGTCGTCAGCATCGCCAAGAAGTATCGGAACCGTGGCTTGTCTTTCCTGGACCTGATCCAAGAAGGCAATGCGGGCCTGATGCGTGCGGTCGACAAGTTCGAATACCGCCGTGGGTTCAAGTTTTGTACGTACGCGACCTGGTGGATTCGCCAAGCGATCACTCGCGCCGTGGCCGACCAAAGCCGAACGATTCGTATCCCCGTGCACATGGTCGAAACCATGTCTCGCGTGCGAAACGTGGCACGCCAACTGTTGCAAGAACTTGGCCGTGAACCGACGATCGAAGAAACCGCACGCCGCGCCGACGTCACCGTCGAAGAAGCCCGCCGTGTGCTGACGATGAGCCGGTTCCCGATCAGCTTGGATCGCCCGGTCGGCAACAGCGAAGACAGCCAATTCGGCGATCTGTTGCCCGACGGCACCGCGGAAAGCCCGCAAATCGGGGCGACCCAGGAAATGCTGCGTGACCGGATCACCGGCGTGCTGAAATCGCTGTCCTACCGTGAACGCGAAATCATCAAGCTGCGTTACGGCCTGGGCGACGGATACAGTTACACCCTGGAAGAAGTCGGGCACATCTTCAAAGTGACCCGAGAACGGATCCGCCAGATCGAAGCAAAAGCGGTTCGCAAGCTGCAACAACCCAGTCGCAGTCAAGAACTGGTGGGCTTCCTGGACTGA
- the lipA gene encoding lipoyl synthase, producing the protein MAFRLPVVAEPEMPAGTLTSGSGRLPKWLKRPIPRANSNHLTDSLVDELNLETVCENAKCPNRMECYSQQTATFMILGNVCTRPCGFCAVNRGRPPQLPEADEPQRVAEAAARLGLKHVVITSVTRDDLPDGGARHFHDCVIAVRERTGATTEVLTPDFVHCKPALKTVIDAFPTVFNHNMETVPRLYRRVRGPKSDYRWTLEMMRQVKRYNPDVKTKSGLMLGLGEERGELLDALADLREYGVDFLTLGQYLQPGEKYLPVVRYVPPEEFDELADLAKAMGFAKVASGPFVRSSYHARDMAETDLN; encoded by the coding sequence ATGGCCTTTCGTCTTCCCGTGGTTGCCGAACCCGAGATGCCCGCCGGAACCTTGACCAGCGGATCGGGCAGGCTGCCGAAGTGGCTGAAGCGACCCATTCCACGTGCCAACAGCAATCATTTGACCGATTCGCTGGTGGATGAATTGAATTTGGAGACGGTTTGCGAAAACGCGAAGTGTCCCAACCGCATGGAATGCTACAGCCAGCAAACGGCGACATTCATGATCCTGGGCAATGTGTGCACCCGGCCCTGTGGGTTTTGTGCGGTCAATCGCGGACGGCCTCCGCAGTTGCCCGAGGCGGATGAGCCCCAGCGGGTCGCCGAAGCGGCGGCGCGTCTTGGGCTGAAACATGTCGTCATCACCAGCGTCACGCGTGACGATTTGCCCGACGGTGGTGCCCGCCATTTTCATGATTGCGTCATTGCGGTGCGGGAGCGAACGGGAGCGACGACCGAGGTGCTGACCCCTGATTTTGTCCACTGCAAACCGGCATTGAAAACCGTCATCGATGCGTTCCCGACCGTGTTCAATCACAACATGGAAACCGTGCCACGCTTGTACCGGCGGGTTCGCGGGCCCAAAAGCGACTATCGCTGGACGCTGGAAATGATGCGCCAGGTGAAGCGGTACAACCCCGATGTCAAAACCAAAAGCGGTTTGATGCTGGGGCTGGGCGAAGAACGTGGCGAACTGTTGGATGCGTTGGCGGATCTTCGGGAATACGGCGTCGATTTCTTGACCCTGGGCCAGTATCTGCAGCCGGGTGAAAAGTACCTGCCCGTCGTTCGCTATGTTCCGCCGGAGGAATTTGACGAGCTGGCTGATTTGGCCAAGGCGATGGGGTTCGCGAAGGTCGCCAGTGGACCGTTTGTCCGCAGCAGCTATCACGCGCGCGACATGGCGGAAACCGATCTGAACTAG
- the smpB gene encoding SsrA-binding protein SmpB has protein sequence MPKKNKKQTKAGKKAAPQVTMVAENRKARHKYEILDQVECGMMLIGSEVKSMREGKLSLDEAYIRTKDNELWLIGADIAHYNNAGMWNHDPRRPRKLLVHGREFDKFAGRAHERGLTLIPLRVYFNARGIAKCVMGLVKGKKLHDKREAIKKRESDRGLQRAMRRR, from the coding sequence ATGCCCAAGAAGAACAAAAAGCAGACAAAGGCCGGAAAAAAGGCCGCTCCGCAGGTGACGATGGTCGCGGAGAATCGCAAAGCCCGGCACAAGTACGAAATCCTGGACCAGGTCGAATGCGGCATGATGTTGATCGGCAGCGAAGTCAAATCGATGCGTGAAGGCAAGCTTTCGCTGGACGAGGCTTACATCCGCACCAAAGACAACGAACTGTGGCTGATCGGCGCTGACATCGCCCATTACAACAACGCGGGAATGTGGAATCACGACCCGCGACGGCCGCGCAAGCTACTGGTCCACGGTCGTGAATTCGACAAGTTTGCCGGGCGTGCCCATGAAAGAGGGCTGACGCTGATCCCGCTGCGGGTGTATTTCAACGCCCGTGGAATCGCCAAATGTGTGATGGGATTGGTCAAAGGCAAGAAGTTGCACGACAAACGCGAAGCGATCAAGAAACGCGAATCCGACCGTGGCCTGCAGCGGGCAATGCGACGCCGCTGA
- a CDS encoding ABC transporter ATP-binding protein: protein MLLEIRELTKTFDQPGGGRLTVLDVPEFLIDDGQQMALIGTSGGGKTTLLHLIAGLLAPDAGSIRLAGTELTRLSEQGRDRFRAATVGYVFQTFNLLPAFTALENVRLGMTFGPNRVDPRRAMDLLDKVGLADRAGYRPGQLSVGQQQRVAIARALAGRPKILLADEPTANVDPSSAQTVLDLIRGSCRDEGIALLMVTHSMEIAAMTDTTVRLEDINRALTGV, encoded by the coding sequence ATGTTGCTAGAAATACGTGAACTGACCAAGACGTTCGACCAACCGGGTGGCGGACGTTTGACGGTGTTGGATGTCCCCGAGTTCTTGATTGACGATGGCCAACAAATGGCGTTGATCGGGACCAGTGGTGGCGGCAAAACGACGCTGCTGCATTTAATCGCCGGCTTGTTGGCACCGGACGCCGGATCAATCCGATTGGCCGGGACCGAATTGACCCGACTCAGCGAACAAGGCCGTGATCGTTTCCGCGCCGCGACCGTCGGCTATGTGTTTCAGACGTTCAACTTGCTGCCCGCGTTCACGGCACTGGAAAACGTGCGGCTGGGAATGACCTTTGGCCCCAATCGCGTCGACCCCAGACGCGCGATGGACCTGTTGGACAAAGTCGGCTTGGCCGATCGTGCGGGCTATCGTCCCGGCCAGTTGTCCGTCGGCCAGCAGCAGCGTGTTGCGATTGCCCGCGCTCTGGCAGGCCGACCCAAGATCCTGCTTGCCGATGAACCCACGGCCAACGTCGACCCGTCCAGCGCCCAAACCGTTTTGGATTTGATTCGCGGGTCATGTCGTGACGAAGGCATCGCCCTGTTGATGGTGACCCACAGCATGGAAATTGCCGCGATGACGGACACGACCGTTCGATTGGAAGACATCAACCGCGCGCTGACCGGCGTTTGA